The Toxorhynchites rutilus septentrionalis strain SRP chromosome 1, ASM2978413v1, whole genome shotgun sequence genome contains the following window.
AATCGGTTGGTCTGGATATCCAATGAGAATCGAtcggaaaaataaataaaatggtaaTGGATGTAAATCATGCTTAATCAGCAATTAATGTCCATTTGATTGGGAACACCTGTTCGTTATCGCTTTTATTGTGTTCACCTAACCTAAGGATTTAAACCATGAACAAATGTGCAATTCGAGCAGGTTCACTCGCATTCAGGCATCGCTTCGAACAAGTAATCATGCAACTATTTCTTGAACTGTCGTTGCTAGTGCTCACAGTGCACCTGCGTTCGACCGGCAGTGCCCCTGGCTGTTGCAAGCTGTGCTGTGAAGAACCGACGACACCAAAGACAGCGCTTCGGCCGACCGTGTTTCCTCCTGCGTTAGAAGAGGAATGCGACCTCGATCTAGCGGCACACCCGATGGACAGTGATCAACGAGCGCGTGGTTTTTCAAGGGGAGGCTTCGGTAGAGGTGGTAGAGGACGACCAGGTGGCGGTAGAGGACGACCGGGTGGAGGAATTGGACGACCAGATGGGGGTAGAGGACGACCAGGTGGCGGTAGAGGACGGCCGGGTGGAGGAGTTGGACGATCAGGTGGGGGTAGTGGGCGACCAGGTGGAGGTAAAGGACGACCAGGTGGGGGTAAAGGACGTCCAGGTGGGGGTAGCGGACGACCAGGTGGAGGAGTTGGACGACCAGGTGGGGGCAAAGGACGACCAGGTGGGGGAAGTGGAAAACCAGGTGGAGGTAGTGGAAGACCAGGTGGGGGCAGTGGAAGACCACGTGGAGGTAGTGGAAAACCACCAAACACTGGCGGAGGCAAGACAGGTGGTAATAAAGGAGGGGCAA
Protein-coding sequences here:
- the LOC129763457 gene encoding translation initiation factor IF-2-like, translating into MQLFLELSLLVLTVHLRSTGSAPGCCKLCCEEPTTPKTALRPTVFPPALEEECDLDLAAHPMDSDQRARGFSRGGFGRGGRGRPGGGRGRPGGGIGRPDGGRGRPGGGRGRPGGGVGRSGGGSGRPGGGKGRPGGGKGRPGGGSGRPGGGVGRPGGGKGRPGGGSGRPRGGSGKPPNTGGGKTGGNKGGANQGENINNAGQQGGPSASENSGGMSKWDQAAVVVSGANAGSNVGNLGLGIYDLANQAGKQPEEEREEQRQDQEQEGGAEQGTEEEAEE